In the Candidatus Obscuribacterales bacterium genome, AGCAATATCAACCATCATTGAGGTCGTGGAAAATTAACCATGCGCCCCGACAGCAGGCGATCGCTCTTATCATCCAGGTAAGAAAGGGCGATCGCTGCCTTGCTGATCGTTTCCAGTGTAACGTCTCTGCCTTGCAGTAGCTCTTGACCCTGATCAATACTTATTTTGTACATCTTCGCTATAGCTTGATCAAGGAAGTTTTATAGAATTCTACAGGTCAGTCAACAGTCTCAGTCGTCTGAGCATAGCAATCAGCACGGTCTCTCGCTGGGTAACAATATCTGCACGTCCTAGCATACCCATCTGCAGAAAACAGGTGCGCTTGCCTGACTGAAGGGATGGTCTTTCAGATCTGGAGTCTGACGGTTGCCATGCTGGTACAATTTCGACCCGATAAAATGTCGAGGCAGGGTCTGGGCCCGGCTCTAATCGTTCTGTATCAGGAGAAATAGCATGAATATACCCTTGCAGTAGACCGTAGTCTGTATAGGGGCAACTGTCTAGTCTGACATGAACCGACTGCCCCGGCTGGATACGACTGGCATCAGCCTGCC is a window encoding:
- a CDS encoding HlyD family efflux transporter periplasmic adaptor subunit, with amino-acid sequence AEIQHVRARETATLARLMQTQAALRRHQAELEQQKHRHQQTQHQIQLELQRLVIRAPAAGTLQSLTIRNPGQVVETGEAIAQLAPQTAALVIQAQVGQADASRIQPGQSVHVRLDSCPYTDYGLLQGYIHAISPDTERLEPGPDPASTFYRVEIVPAWQPSDSRSERPSLQSGKRTCFLQMGMLGRADIVTQRETVLIAMLRRLRLLTDL